A part of Xenopus tropicalis strain Nigerian chromosome 4, UCB_Xtro_10.0, whole genome shotgun sequence genomic DNA contains:
- the plpp6 gene encoding phospholipid phosphatase 6 (The RefSeq protein has 1 non-frameshifting indel compared to this genomic sequence) gives MPSPRVSRAANNAANPMNKIEFMSLLTNRTNSSDPVSVRHRASDSPVHRKDSFNSTSSTSSQQQQQQQQLPEEDCMKLNPSFLGIALSSLLAVDLWLSKTIGVCAREGSSWGSARPLMKLVEISGHGIPWIAGTLYCLYKSDSNAGREVILNLLFALLLDLVLVGIVKGIVKRRRPIHNRMDMFATFSVDKYSFPSGHATRAAMVSRFMLNHLVLAVPVRILVMLWAIVVSLSRVMLGRHNVTDVLFGFFMGHMQYSLIEYLWLSPSTLPALFRM, from the exons ATGCCAAGTCCAAGAGTATCAAGAGCTGCCAACAATGCTGCTAATCCCATGAACAAAATAGAATTCATGTCCTTACTTACAAACAGGACAAATTCTTCAGATCCCGTATCTGTCAGGCATAGGGCATCCGACAGCCCGGTTCACCGCAAGGACTCCTTCAACTCCACTTCATCGACTTCCTcacagcagcaacagcagcagcagcagcagcttccaGAAGAAGACTGTATGAAGCTAAACCCATCTTTTCTTGGCATTGCTCTTAGTTCATTGCTGGCTGTTGACTTGTGGTTGTCTAAGACGATTGGGGTATGTGCCAGGGAGGGCTCCTCTTGGGGCAGTGCCCGTCCTTTGATGAAGTTGGTAGAGATTTCTGGGCATGGTATTCCATGGATTGCTGGCACCCTGTATTGCCTGTACAAAAGTGATAGCAATGCTGGACGTGAGGTCATTCTTAACCTACTATTTG CTCTGCTGCTGGATTTAGTCCTTGTCGGCATTGTAAAGGGGATAGTGAAGAGACGAAGACCAATTCACAATCGCATGGACATGTTTGCTACTTTCTCTGTGGACAAGTATTCTTTCCCTTCAGGGCACGCCACACGTGCAGCTATGGTGTCCCGCTTCATGCTTAACCATCTGGTGCTGGCAGTGCCCGTAAGGATTCTAGTGATGCTGTGGGCCATTGTGGTCAGCTTGTCGAGGGTCATGCTGGGTAGACACAATGTGACTGATGTGCTCTTTGGATTCTTTATGGGCCACATGCAGTATAGTCTGATTGAGTACCTCTGGTTGTCACCAAGTACTTTACCTGCCCTATTCAGAATGTGA